The Panicum virgatum strain AP13 chromosome 5K, P.virgatum_v5, whole genome shotgun sequence genome has a window encoding:
- the LOC120706269 gene encoding isoflavone reductase homolog IRL, with the protein MASEKSKILVVGATGYLGRHVVAASARLGHPTLALVRDTAPSDPAKAALLKSFQDAGVTLLKGDLYDQASLVSAVKAADVVISTLGSLQLADQTRLIDAIKEAGNVKRFFPSEFGLDVDHTGIVEPGKSVLSAKVAIRRAVEAAGIPYTYVVAGFFAGYALPGIGQALAQGPPADKAVVLGDGNAKAVYVEEGDIGTYTVLAADDPRAENKTLYVRPPANTLSHNELLALWEKKSGRGFEREYVPEETVLKQIQESPVPANIILSIWHAAQVRGEQTGFEVDPAKGVEAADLYPDVKYTTVDEYLDRFL; encoded by the exons ATGGCGTCGGAGAAGAGCAAGATCCTGGTGGTCGGCGCCACGGGGTACCTGGGCCGGCACGTCgtcgcggcgagcgcgcggctgGGCCACCCGACCTTGGCGCTCGTCAGGGACACGGCGCCGTCCGACCCGGCCAAGGCGGCGCTGCTCAAGAGCTTCCAGGACGCCGGCGTGACACTCCTCAAGGGCGACCTCTACGACCAGGCCAGCCTGGTGAGCGCCGTCAAGGCCGCCGACGTGGTCATCTCCACGCTCGGGTCGCTGCAGCTCGCCGACCAGACCAGGCTCATCGacgccatcaaggaggccggCAACGTCAAG AGGTTCTTCCCGTCGGAGTTCGGGCTGGACGTGGACCACACGGGCATCGTGGAGCCGGGCAAGTCCGTCCTGTCCGCCAAGGTGGCCATCCGGCGCGCCGTCGAGGCCGCCGGCATCCCGTACACGTACGTGGTGGCCGGCTTCTTCGCGGGCTACGCGCTGCCCGGCATCGGGCAGGCCCTCGCCCAGGGGCCCCCCGCCGACAAGGCCGTCGTGCTCGGCGACGGCAACGCCAAGGCCGTGTACGTGGAGGAGGGCGACATCGGGACGTACACggtgctcgccgccgacgacccgCGCGCCGAGAACAAGACGCTGTACGTGCGGCCGCCGGCCAACACGCTGTCGCACAACGAGCTGCTGGCGCTATGGGAGAAGAAGTCTGGCAGGGGGTTCGAGCGGGAGTACGTCCCGGAGGAGACCGTCCTGAAGCAGATCCAAG AGTCGCCGGTGCCGGCGAACATCATCCTGTCGATCTGGCACGCGGCGCAGGTGAGGGGGGAGCAGACGGGATTCGAGGTCGACCCGGCGAAGGGGGTGGAGGCCGCCGATCTGTACCCGGACGTCAAGTACACCACCGTCGACGAGTACCTTGACAGGTTCCTCTGA